CCCGTCGGGTTCGTGACCAACAACGCGTCCCGCCCGCCGGGGAGGGTCGCCGCTCACCTGCAGGAGCTGGGCGTCCAGGCTGACCCGGGGGAGGTCTTCGGGTCCGCCCCGGCGGGCGCCGCCCTGCTCGAGGAGACCCTGCAGGACCGGCTCGGTCGGAGCACGGGCCGGGTGCTCGTCGTCGGCTCCGCCTACCTGAGGGGCCTGGTCGAACAGCGCGGCCACACTGTGGTCTCCTCGGCCGCCGAACGCCCGGACGCCGTCCTGCAGGGCTTCGACCCGGGCATCGGATGGTCGGAGCTGGCGGAGGCGGCGTACGCGGTCAACGCGGGAGCCGCCTGGGTGGCCACCAACCTGGACCTGTCCATCCCGCGGGCCGAGGGCGTGGCACCCGGCAACGGCGCCCTCGTGGCCGCCGTCGGCCATGCCACGGGCACCGCGCCGGTCGCGGCCGGGAAGCCCGAGCCGCAGCTGTTCCGCCTCGCCGCGCGCGAGCTCGGACTGGCCCGTCCGCTGATGGTCGGCGACCGGCTCGACACCGACATCCGCGGGGCCAACGCCGCGGGCATCGAGACCGCCCTCGTGCTCACGGGCGTGGACACCCGGGAGAGCGCCGGCCGGGCCCCGGCCGCAGACCGCCCGGCCTGGATCGTCCCGGACCTCACTGCCCTGCTCACCGACGCCCCGGCCCGCGAGGACGACTCCCGTGGCTGACGGCGTGCGCGCCGACGTCGCGCTGGCGGCCCGCGGCCTGGCCCGCTCCCGCACGGAGGGGGCGGCTCTCGTCCGGGCCGGGGCCGTCCTGCTGGACGGCGCCGTGGTGCGCCGTCCGTCCCAGGCCGTGCCCGACGGCGCCCGCCTCGAGCTCGCGGACGCCGGGCCGCGCTACGTCTCCCGCGCCGCGCACAAGCTGGTGAG
This Micrococcus flavus DNA region includes the following protein-coding sequences:
- a CDS encoding HAD-IIA family hydrolase; protein product: MSRPTFFGGHDGLLCDLDGVVYAGAGPLPGAVEALAELRRRGVPVGFVTNNASRPPGRVAAHLQELGVQADPGEVFGSAPAGAALLEETLQDRLGRSTGRVLVVGSAYLRGLVEQRGHTVVSSAAERPDAVLQGFDPGIGWSELAEAAYAVNAGAAWVATNLDLSIPRAEGVAPGNGALVAAVGHATGTAPVAAGKPEPQLFRLAARELGLARPLMVGDRLDTDIRGANAAGIETALVLTGVDTRESAGRAPAADRPAWIVPDLTALLTDAPAREDDSRG